A window from Polyodon spathula isolate WHYD16114869_AA chromosome 28, ASM1765450v1, whole genome shotgun sequence encodes these proteins:
- the aarsd1 gene encoding alanyl-tRNA editing protein Aarsd1 isoform X2 translates to MPQITRLEDSQPAHALWFDRPKFVYVNFIVEDSKDVQVDIQETKLVFSCKSADDTNIYNEIHFYDKVQALDSRERRYDRTINVMLRKQKENVAWPRLTKDAGKPVWLSVDFDNWRDWEQEEDDGMAEYERYADMLQSMSKGGSAPKMDDLDDLDDD, encoded by the exons ATGCCCCAAATCACCAGACTGGAAGACAG TCAACCAGCACATGCACTGTGGTTTGACCGTCCAAAGTTTGTGTACGTCAATTTCATTGTTGAAGACAGTAAAGACGTCCAAGTTGATATTCAAGAAACCAAACTCGTATTCAG ttgtaaatCAGCAGATGATACTAATATCTACAACGAGATTCACTTTTATGATAAAGTACAGGCACTG GATTCCAGAGAGAGGCGCTATGACCGTACAATCAACGTAATGCTGAGGAAACAGAAAGAGAACGTGGCGTGGCCTCGTCTGACGAAGGATGCAGGCAAG CCTGTGTGGTTGTCTGTGGACTTTGATAACTGGAGAGACTGGGAACAAGAGGAGGATGATGGTATGGCAGAGTACGAGAGATATGCTGAT ATGTTACAGAGCATGAGTAAAGGTGGGTCTGCTCCCAAAATGGATGACCTTGATGACCTTGAT GATGACTGA
- the aarsd1 gene encoding alanyl-tRNA editing protein Aarsd1 isoform X3, translating to MPQITRLEDSQPAHALWFDRPKFVYVNFIVEDSKDVQVDIQETKLVFSCKSADDTNIYNEIHFYDKVQALDSRERRYDRTINVMLRKQKENVAWPRLTKDAGKPVWLSVDFDNWRDWEQEEDDGMAEYERYADMLQSMSKGGSAPKMDDLDDLDFTTSVVSCRPAELKIDNSGKKEKVKGFNIILKDTILFPEGGGQPDDQGVLNDVPVLRVTRQGADAVHFVTSPLEVGVEVQMKVDWERRFNHMQQHSGQHLITAIADSMFGFKTTSWELGRQRSVIELDTPSMEPGQVEALEKAVNEKIREQVPVSVKVVAVDDPSVEQVRSRGLPEDHTGPIRIIDIEGIDANMCCGTHVSNLSHLQAIKILGTEKGKKNKTNLIFLAGSRVLKYAERSYSVEKALTSLLKTGPEDHVEAVDKLQKSAKVLQKNNLNLLRDLAVLIAQNFKSNPNRGKLFCLHRKDGDSEFMNIIANEIGTEGTLIFLTVGDEKEAGLFLLAGPIEMVDTLGPRVAELLEGKGAGKRGRYQGKANKMGKRPEVEVLLHENIQHRSSEE from the exons ATGCCCCAAATCACCAGACTGGAAGACAG TCAACCAGCACATGCACTGTGGTTTGACCGTCCAAAGTTTGTGTACGTCAATTTCATTGTTGAAGACAGTAAAGACGTCCAAGTTGATATTCAAGAAACCAAACTCGTATTCAG ttgtaaatCAGCAGATGATACTAATATCTACAACGAGATTCACTTTTATGATAAAGTACAGGCACTG GATTCCAGAGAGAGGCGCTATGACCGTACAATCAACGTAATGCTGAGGAAACAGAAAGAGAACGTGGCGTGGCCTCGTCTGACGAAGGATGCAGGCAAG CCTGTGTGGTTGTCTGTGGACTTTGATAACTGGAGAGACTGGGAACAAGAGGAGGATGATGGTATGGCAGAGTACGAGAGATATGCTGAT ATGTTACAGAGCATGAGTAAAGGTGGGTCTGCTCCCAAAATGGATGACCTTGATGACCTTGAT TTTACAACTTCCGTGGTGTCATGCCGACCTGCTGAGCTCAAAATAGACAACAGCGGGAAGAAGGAGAAAGTGAAGGGGTTCAACATCATCCTGAAGGACACCATACTGTTTCCAGAGGGAGGGGGTCAG CCAGATGACCAGGGTGTCCTCAATGATGTCCCTGTGTTGCGAGTCACTCGCCAGGGTGCCGATGCGGTTCATTTTGTCACCTCTCCTCTGGAGGTGGGAGTGGAAGTGCAGATGAAGGTAGACTGGGAAAGAAGATTCAACCACATGCAGCAGCACTCGG gGCAACACTTAATAACAGCCATTGCAGACTCTATGTTTGGCTTCAAAACTACGTCGTG GGAATTGGGTCGACAACGCAGTGTTATTGAGCTTGACACCCCGTCAATGGAGCCTGGGCAGGTAGAAGCTCTAGAGAAAGCGGTGAACGAGAAGATCAGGGAACAAGTCCCTGTCAGTGTCAAAGTGGTAGCGGTGGATGACCCATCTGTTGAACAG GTACGAAGCCGCGGACTACCAGAGGACCATACAGGCCCCATTCGGATAATTGATATTGAAGGAATTGATGCCAACATGTGCTGTGGGACACATGTTTCAAACCTCAGCCACTTGCAG GCTATAAAAATTCTTGGAACAGAAAAAGGGAAGAAGAACAAAACCAACCTTATTTTCTTGGCTGGGAGCAGGGTGTTAAAATACGCTGAGAGAAGTTACAGTGTGGAAAAGGCATTGACCTCCCTGCTCAA aactGGGCCTGAAGACCATGTTGAAGCTGTAGACAAACTGCAGAAATCAGCTAAAGTGTTACAAAAG AACAATCTTAATCTGCTTCGAGACTTGGCTGTTCTTATCGCACAAAATTTCAAGAGTAACCCGAACCGTGGAAAGCTGTTCTGCTTACACAG gAAAGATGGAGACAGTGAGTTTATGAACATCATTGCTAATGAAATAGGCACAGAG GGCACTTTGATATTTCTTACTGTTGGGGACGAAAAGGAAGCTGGGTTGTTCTTACTGGCTGGACCTATAGAGATGGTGGACACTTTGGGACCCAG